The Denitrificimonas caeni genome has a segment encoding these proteins:
- the galU gene encoding UTP--glucose-1-phosphate uridylyltransferase GalU produces the protein MIKKCLFPAAGYGTRFLPATKAMPKEMLPVVNKPLIQYGVEEALEAGLKEIAIVTGRNKRAIEDHFDISYEMEQQILGTDKEEYLKGVRSLIDSCTFSYTRQIQMKGLGHAILTGRTLIGDEAFAVVLADDLCINPEGDGVLQQMIKLYKQFRCSIVAIQEVPKEDTAKYGVIAGEMIREDIYRVHSMVEKPKPEDAPSNLAIIGRYILTPDIFDLIAQTEPGKGGEIQITDALMKQAQDGCVLAYKFKGQRFDCGSVEGYIDATNFCYENLYKEGQ, from the coding sequence ATGATTAAAAAATGCTTATTTCCTGCGGCAGGCTACGGCACCCGTTTTCTACCTGCAACTAAGGCTATGCCTAAAGAAATGCTACCTGTCGTTAATAAGCCATTGATTCAATATGGTGTCGAAGAAGCACTGGAAGCAGGGCTGAAAGAAATCGCGATTGTTACTGGGCGCAATAAACGTGCCATTGAAGACCATTTTGATATCAGCTACGAAATGGAGCAACAAATTCTTGGTACAGATAAAGAAGAGTACCTAAAGGGCGTGAGAAGCTTAATTGATAGCTGCACCTTCTCCTATACCCGCCAAATTCAGATGAAAGGACTCGGGCATGCAATTCTCACGGGCCGCACTCTAATTGGTGATGAGGCCTTTGCAGTGGTGCTTGCTGATGACCTGTGCATTAACCCTGAAGGGGACGGTGTCCTGCAACAAATGATCAAGCTCTACAAGCAGTTTCGCTGCTCAATTGTTGCTATCCAAGAAGTGCCAAAAGAAGACACTGCGAAATACGGTGTGATTGCTGGCGAAATGATCCGTGAAGATATTTATCGTGTGCACTCCATGGTAGAAAAGCCTAAACCAGAAGATGCGCCGTCTAACCTGGCCATTATTGGTCGCTACATTTTAACTCCGGATATTTTTGATTTAATTGCACAAACAGAGCCGGGTAAGGGCGGTGAGATACAAATCACTGACGCCTTGATGAAGCAGGCGCAAGATGGCTGTGTGCTAGCGTATAAGTTTAAAGGGCAGCGCTTTGATTGCGGCAGTGTTGAAGGCTACATTGACGCAACCAACTTCTGTTATGAAAATCTGTATAAAGAAGGTCAATAA
- a CDS encoding OprD family porin has protein sequence MNFSPIARAITLATAGSVLLAVPTLASAAFIEDSTANLGFRNLYMNQDTRHVENTPQNKNANKTKEEWSQAFILDYKSGFTEGTIGVGVDIYAATAIKLDSGPYRTPDSFPQRSNGKSVDNFGKLGGTFKAKVSETVLQVGTLKPRLPMLQANLEGRILPQLFTGGMITSNEINGLTATLGHIDRVNQRASTNRERMEMNVLGKGLVDKKTGEPVTGKTRGNYTSNSFDLANLNYKWNDQLSTGYSFGRLEDLYKQHIINAVYVLPLGDQRSLRTDVRASRSTSDGDVRVDNKAFSGMVTYNFGFNKLGLGYQKMTGDTGYAYVQGSDPFLVNYVANREFGAKDEKSWQVRHDYNFAGLGIPGLTMFNRYVKGTGADLGRNKPEGREWERDFDISYAFQEGALKNFNVRWRNSTVRSNINKDLDDNRLILAYTLPLL, from the coding sequence ATGAATTTTTCCCCTATAGCACGGGCTATTACTTTAGCAACTGCTGGCAGCGTGTTACTGGCTGTACCTACTTTAGCTAGCGCTGCTTTTATTGAAGACAGCACCGCCAACCTAGGTTTTCGTAACCTGTACATGAACCAAGATACGCGTCACGTAGAGAACACCCCGCAGAATAAAAATGCCAATAAAACCAAGGAAGAATGGTCGCAGGCTTTTATCCTAGACTACAAGTCGGGCTTCACTGAAGGCACCATTGGTGTTGGTGTGGATATTTACGCTGCTACGGCGATCAAGCTTGATTCAGGCCCATACCGCACACCAGACTCATTCCCACAGCGTAGCAACGGTAAGTCCGTTGATAACTTTGGTAAGTTAGGCGGAACTTTTAAAGCAAAAGTTTCAGAAACTGTACTGCAAGTGGGTACATTGAAGCCGCGCTTGCCGATGCTGCAAGCGAACCTCGAAGGACGTATCTTACCGCAGTTATTCACGGGTGGAATGATTACATCCAACGAAATTAATGGCTTAACTGCAACTTTAGGTCACATTGACCGTGTTAATCAACGTGCTTCTACTAACCGTGAACGCATGGAGATGAACGTTTTAGGTAAAGGTCTGGTTGATAAAAAAACAGGCGAGCCAGTTACCGGTAAGACTCGCGGTAACTACACCAGTAACTCGTTTGACTTGGCTAACCTAAACTACAAATGGAATGATCAGCTGAGCACCGGCTATAGCTTTGGTCGTTTAGAAGACTTGTATAAACAGCATATTATTAATGCTGTGTATGTTTTACCTTTAGGTGATCAGCGCTCACTAAGAACAGATGTGCGTGCATCACGCTCCACCAGTGATGGTGATGTTCGCGTTGATAACAAAGCGTTTTCAGGAATGGTGACGTACAACTTTGGCTTTAACAAGCTGGGCTTGGGCTACCAGAAAATGACCGGTGATACTGGTTATGCTTATGTGCAGGGTTCAGATCCATTCTTAGTTAACTATGTTGCTAACCGTGAGTTTGGTGCTAAAGATGAAAAATCTTGGCAGGTTCGTCACGACTACAACTTTGCAGGCCTAGGCATCCCTGGTTTGACCATGTTTAACCGTTACGTTAAAGGTACCGGTGCGGATTTAGGCCGCAATAAGCCTGAAGGACGTGAGTGGGAGCGTGACTTCGATATTTCTTACGCATTCCAAGAGGGCGCCCTGAAAAACTTCAATGTACGCTGGAGAAACTCAACGGTACGTTCCAATATCAACAAAGATTTGGATGATAACCGTTTGATTTTAGCCTACACCTTGCCGTTGTTGTAA
- the scpB gene encoding SMC-Scp complex subunit ScpB, whose translation MSELDFDNSQQLSKVLEAVLLAAAKPLSIERIAELFDESARPSTGQIKAAFTLLASDISQRSYQLQEVASGFRLQVRSDYAPWVARLWEERPQRYSRAMLETLALIAYRQPITRGEIEDVRGVAVSSQIIKTLQEREWVRIVGYKDVPGKPAMLATTKAFLDYFNLQGLDELPNLSELKELQPAADELGAPVEAVEQQASVATIDGQPEHSSEQVSFSSLLAELDGMEQGLSTDFNDPALVAEPADSAASTETDIQPDIEK comes from the coding sequence ATGAGTGAGCTTGATTTTGATAACTCACAGCAACTCTCTAAAGTGCTGGAGGCCGTGCTTTTGGCTGCGGCGAAACCTTTAAGCATTGAGCGTATAGCCGAGCTTTTTGATGAGTCTGCACGGCCTAGTACAGGCCAAATCAAGGCCGCTTTCACGCTGTTAGCCAGCGATATCAGTCAACGATCCTACCAACTGCAGGAAGTTGCCTCGGGCTTTCGCTTACAGGTGCGTAGTGATTATGCGCCTTGGGTTGCTCGTTTGTGGGAGGAACGTCCGCAGCGTTACTCACGGGCGATGCTAGAAACCTTGGCCTTAATTGCTTATCGCCAACCCATTACACGGGGCGAGATTGAGGATGTGCGCGGTGTGGCAGTGAGCTCGCAAATCATCAAAACACTGCAGGAGCGTGAGTGGGTACGCATTGTTGGCTATAAGGATGTTCCGGGTAAGCCAGCCATGTTAGCGACGACCAAGGCATTTTTAGATTATTTCAACCTGCAGGGCCTAGATGAGCTACCAAACCTCAGTGAGTTAAAAGAGCTGCAGCCAGCAGCAGATGAGCTGGGTGCACCTGTTGAAGCAGTAGAGCAACAAGCCAGTGTTGCTACTATCGATGGACAGCCAGAGCACAGTAGTGAACAAGTGAGCTTTAGCTCATTACTGGCCGAGCTCGACGGGATGGAGCAAGGCTTGAGCACTGATTTTAATGACCCTGCGTTGGTTGCAGAGCCTGCAGATAGCGCAGCAAGCACTGAAACGGATATACAGCCAGACATTGAGAAATAA
- a CDS encoding DUF3322 domain-containing protein, which translates to MFYELAQQLLRQWQNNTLRAQRLLAPEPWPLRLAIGKPTATQVLLLGLQQRKKADWSKGQASLILQSNNL; encoded by the coding sequence CTGTTCTATGAACTAGCGCAACAACTGTTGCGTCAATGGCAAAACAATACGCTTCGTGCTCAGCGTTTATTGGCGCCAGAGCCATGGCCGTTAAGGTTAGCCATTGGTAAACCGACGGCAACCCAAGTGCTGCTATTAGGCTTACAGCAGAGAAAAAAAGCCGATTGGAGCAAAGGGCAAGCGAGCTTGATATTGCAGTCGAACAACTTGTGA
- a CDS encoding 5'-nucleotidase has protein sequence MAFDLSSRLVIGLASSALFDLSESDAVFRTEGEQVYREYQHENQDKPLERGVAFPFIRRVLSLNQLNPDDPPVEVILLSRNDPDTGLRVMNSIQHYQLPITRAVFMQGLSPHPYIPAFDIELFLSANADDVRSAVDAGYPAGQILKGEIGDDDGDHQLRIAFDFDGVLVDDEAETVYKQHDLGEFHQHETLRQDIPHTPGPLKAFLKRIAAIQKLEQEKRVQQPSYAPILRVSIVTARNAPAHKRVINTMRHWGITVNEAFFMGGVEKAKVLDIMQPHIFFDDQKLHLEPASARLPSVHIPFGIANLENNE, from the coding sequence ATGGCGTTTGATTTAAGCAGCCGGCTAGTGATTGGTTTAGCCTCCAGTGCGTTATTTGACTTATCTGAGTCTGACGCAGTGTTTAGGACTGAGGGCGAACAAGTCTACCGTGAGTACCAGCATGAAAACCAAGATAAGCCGCTTGAACGTGGGGTAGCCTTTCCATTTATACGTCGCGTCTTATCACTGAATCAGCTTAACCCTGATGATCCGCCGGTAGAGGTGATTTTATTATCGCGCAATGATCCCGATACAGGGCTGCGGGTGATGAACTCCATCCAGCATTACCAGCTGCCGATCACTCGGGCAGTATTTATGCAGGGTTTGTCGCCGCACCCTTATATACCTGCTTTTGATATTGAGTTATTTCTATCGGCTAACGCTGATGATGTAAGAAGTGCGGTAGATGCTGGTTATCCGGCAGGACAGATCTTAAAAGGCGAAATTGGCGATGATGATGGGGATCATCAGCTTAGAATTGCTTTTGACTTTGATGGTGTTTTGGTCGATGACGAAGCAGAAACAGTCTATAAACAGCATGATCTAGGTGAGTTTCATCAGCACGAAACATTGCGCCAAGACATTCCGCACACACCTGGGCCATTAAAAGCCTTTTTAAAGCGTATTGCCGCCATTCAAAAATTAGAACAAGAAAAACGTGTGCAGCAGCCATCCTATGCGCCAATTTTGCGAGTATCTATTGTTACCGCGCGCAATGCGCCGGCCCATAAGCGGGTTATTAATACCATGCGCCACTGGGGCATAACTGTGAACGAGGCCTTTTTTATGGGTGGTGTAGAAAAGGCTAAAGTTCTGGATATTATGCAGCCGCATATCTTCTTTGATGACCAAAAACTACATCTCGAACCAGCCTCGGCACGCTTGCCATCGGTGCATATCCCTTTTGGAATTGCGAACCTTGAAAATAACGAGTAA
- a CDS encoding RNA-guided endonuclease InsQ/TnpB family protein — MIKHTKTLKVRIRDKHRPLLNSMTRSVNFVWNFVNELSQRSIKEHGVFLSAYDVQKYTNGAGKDLGLHSQTVQRIAAEYVTRRKQFNKARLNWRKTGGVRRSLGWIPVNTAAAQWKNGQVYHNGHYFNVWDSYGLGQYRFRSASFNEDARGRWYFNVVVDVQAEIPAGQDRIGIDLGLTDTATCSDGTKLEAGCFYRDLEEKLAVAQRAKNKTQVKTIHAKIANRRKDTLHKFSRTLVNRCGEIYVGNVSSLKLVKTKMAKSVLDAGWGQLKTMLDYKCAHAGIVFKEVNEAYTTQTCSSCGSLPESRPKGIAGLGIREWTCSACGVTHSDRDVNAAKNILAVGHGRLVVGIPLL, encoded by the coding sequence ATGATAAAGCACACCAAAACATTAAAAGTTCGCATTCGAGATAAGCACCGACCACTGCTAAACAGCATGACTCGAAGTGTCAATTTCGTCTGGAACTTTGTCAATGAATTAAGCCAGCGCTCGATTAAAGAGCATGGTGTGTTTTTGTCTGCCTATGATGTTCAGAAGTATACCAATGGCGCAGGTAAGGACTTAGGGCTACACAGCCAAACAGTGCAGCGTATTGCAGCTGAGTATGTCACGCGCCGCAAACAGTTTAATAAGGCGCGGTTGAATTGGCGCAAAACGGGTGGTGTCAGGCGTTCACTTGGCTGGATTCCCGTTAATACGGCTGCGGCACAGTGGAAAAATGGTCAGGTCTACCACAACGGCCACTACTTCAACGTGTGGGACAGTTATGGCTTGGGCCAATATAGGTTTCGCTCTGCCAGTTTTAACGAAGATGCCCGTGGCCGCTGGTATTTTAATGTGGTGGTTGATGTGCAGGCTGAAATCCCAGCAGGTCAAGACCGTATCGGTATTGATCTTGGCTTAACCGACACAGCCACCTGCTCGGACGGCACAAAGCTGGAGGCGGGTTGTTTCTACCGTGACCTTGAAGAGAAATTAGCCGTAGCACAACGGGCTAAAAATAAAACCCAAGTCAAAACCATTCACGCCAAGATTGCTAACCGTAGAAAAGATACGCTGCACAAGTTCAGTCGCACGTTGGTCAACCGCTGCGGCGAAATCTATGTCGGCAATGTCAGTAGTTTAAAACTCGTTAAAACCAAGATGGCCAAGTCAGTGTTGGACGCTGGCTGGGGTCAATTAAAAACAATGTTGGACTATAAGTGCGCTCACGCAGGCATTGTTTTTAAGGAAGTCAACGAGGCATACACCACCCAAACCTGTTCGAGTTGTGGCAGTTTGCCCGAATCGAGGCCGAAAGGTATCGCAGGGCTTGGAATAAGAGAATGGACGTGCAGTGCGTGTGGTGTCACGCACAGCGACCGCGATGTAAACGCGGCCAAGAACATTCTCGCGGTCGGGCATGGCCGTCTAGTAGTAGGAATCCCCCTGCTTTAG
- a CDS encoding c-type cytochrome — MKTFHRMTLTAATLFLAITSAHALDGDAKAGEQSAAMCVACHQTDGAGMNIPGGESWPSLSGLNAEYLYQQMKSFKDGSRQSATMLPFVSMLNDQQYKDVAVYYSQLPAVQGKGDTEVTEAELAHGEKLATVGDWDRYIVPCVACHGPDSLGAGDVFPRLAGQHAGYISDQLHAWQTGKRDNDPQHLMLAIAERMNDEDIRAVSQWLSRQPVQK; from the coding sequence ATGAAAACATTTCATCGTATGACTCTAACAGCAGCAACGCTATTCTTAGCAATAACGTCTGCTCATGCGTTAGATGGAGATGCTAAAGCTGGGGAGCAGTCGGCAGCAATGTGCGTTGCCTGTCACCAAACTGATGGGGCTGGAATGAATATTCCGGGTGGTGAGTCTTGGCCGAGTTTATCGGGCTTAAACGCTGAATACCTGTATCAGCAGATGAAATCCTTTAAGGATGGTTCACGCCAAAGCGCAACTATGTTGCCTTTCGTTAGCATGCTCAATGATCAGCAGTACAAAGATGTTGCTGTCTATTACAGCCAACTGCCTGCGGTGCAAGGTAAAGGTGATACTGAAGTAACTGAGGCTGAGTTAGCTCATGGTGAGAAGCTCGCAACAGTAGGGGATTGGGATCGCTATATCGTACCTTGCGTAGCCTGCCACGGCCCAGACAGTCTAGGTGCCGGGGATGTGTTCCCACGCTTGGCAGGTCAGCATGCAGGCTATATTTCTGACCAGCTCCATGCATGGCAGACAGGCAAACGTGATAACGACCCACAACATTTAATGCTCGCCATTGCTGAGCGTATGAATGATGAGGATATTCGTGCTGTATCTCAGTGGCTTTCACGCCAGCCTGTACAGAAATAG
- the gorA gene encoding glutathione-disulfide reductase: protein MSYDFDLFVIGAGSGGVRAARFAASFGAKVAVAESRYLGGTCVNVGCVPKKLMVYAATYQDEFKLSRSFGWDVDAKGFDWNTLISNKNTEIARLNGIYEKLLVNSGVNLLNGHAKIINAHTVAVEGKEYSAKHILIAVGGWPQVPEIPGREHVTDSNQVFFLKEQPKRVLVIGGGYIAVEFASVFQGLGSETQLAYRGDLFLRGFDQDVREHLHQELLKTDMTLRFNCDVQRIDKQEDNSLLITFKDGQTTEVDCIFYATGRRPMLDNLGLENVDVKLDKHGNIAVDELYQTSESSILAIGDVTGGMQLTPVALAEGMAVARRLFRPEEYKPVNYELIPTAVFSIPNIATVGVSEEQARADGFSVQVFKTSFRPMKLSLSEQQERIFMKLVVDKKTDRVLGCHMVGPDAGELMQGIAVALKAGATKQVFDETIGIHPTAAEEFVTMRTPSA, encoded by the coding sequence ATGTCCTATGATTTTGATTTGTTTGTCATTGGTGCGGGTTCAGGTGGTGTACGCGCTGCCCGTTTTGCAGCCTCATTTGGCGCAAAAGTTGCTGTGGCTGAAAGCCGCTATTTAGGCGGAACCTGCGTTAACGTTGGCTGTGTGCCAAAAAAACTGATGGTCTATGCCGCTACTTATCAGGACGAGTTTAAACTCAGTCGTAGTTTTGGCTGGGATGTGGACGCCAAAGGTTTTGATTGGAATACCTTAATTAGCAATAAAAACACTGAGATTGCGCGTTTAAATGGTATTTACGAAAAGTTGCTGGTGAACAGTGGCGTCAACCTGCTGAATGGCCATGCCAAGATTATTAATGCGCACACTGTTGCAGTGGAAGGCAAAGAGTACAGCGCAAAGCACATTTTGATTGCTGTAGGGGGCTGGCCACAAGTCCCGGAGATACCAGGTCGAGAGCATGTTACTGATTCCAATCAAGTGTTTTTCTTAAAAGAACAGCCAAAGCGTGTGTTGGTTATTGGTGGCGGTTATATCGCCGTAGAGTTTGCTTCAGTGTTCCAAGGGCTGGGTTCTGAAACACAACTGGCTTATCGTGGTGATTTATTTTTACGTGGCTTTGACCAAGATGTACGTGAGCACTTGCATCAAGAGCTATTAAAAACTGATATGACGTTACGCTTTAATTGTGATGTGCAACGTATTGATAAGCAAGAAGATAACAGCCTGCTGATCACCTTTAAAGATGGACAGACTACAGAGGTCGATTGTATTTTTTACGCTACAGGTCGACGTCCGATGCTGGATAATCTGGGCTTGGAAAACGTCGATGTTAAGCTCGATAAGCATGGCAATATTGCTGTAGATGAGCTGTACCAAACGTCTGAAAGCAGTATTCTAGCTATTGGTGATGTTACTGGCGGTATGCAATTAACCCCAGTGGCTTTAGCTGAAGGAATGGCCGTCGCGCGGCGCTTATTCCGCCCAGAAGAATACAAACCGGTAAATTACGAGTTGATTCCAACCGCGGTTTTCAGTATCCCTAACATTGCGACCGTTGGTGTCAGTGAAGAGCAGGCAAGGGCTGATGGCTTTTCGGTGCAGGTATTTAAAACCAGCTTTAGACCAATGAAGTTAAGCCTGTCTGAGCAGCAAGAACGTATCTTTATGAAGCTGGTGGTTGATAAGAAAACCGATCGCGTTCTCGGCTGCCATATGGTTGGGCCGGATGCAGGGGAATTGATGCAAGGAATTGCTGTGGCTTTAAAAGCCGGGGCCACCAAGCAGGTGTTTGATGAAACTATCGGCATTCACCCAACTGCTGCAGAAGAGTTTGTCACTATGCGCACACCCAGTGCCTAG
- a CDS encoding c-type cytochrome, giving the protein MKQSKDFLLRSLTLAVAVSALSLTVQAEEVPRFPVNNPEVQEGQYVHVPPTMEDLEEAEMHPELKRVIRRGYDLFMNTQQLRGKNVFNSMNCSSCHMGEGRLPFAGPVWPAVVVLPNYRPKNDHVNNLEERISGCFSYSMNGVPPEYGSDDMLALTAYHHWLAKGVPVYQPGGNMYGRGYPRLEDPKEGMDYDRGAKVYAENCSICHSDNGSGLVERGEVVFPAVWGDTSYNWGAGISRHFTLASFIKHNMPLGRPNSLSEQEAWDVAYYIDSQERPQEPRYTGDVKETREKYLDTFHKHTSYGLEVNGKLLGDHDNVGEKDFLKPDVLRPRTFTAD; this is encoded by the coding sequence ATGAAACAATCCAAAGATTTCCTCCTGCGTAGTTTGACGCTGGCTGTAGCCGTAAGTGCACTGAGCTTAACCGTTCAGGCTGAAGAAGTACCTCGCTTCCCAGTTAATAACCCTGAAGTGCAGGAGGGGCAGTACGTACACGTACCTCCGACCATGGAAGACTTGGAAGAAGCAGAAATGCATCCCGAGTTAAAGCGCGTTATTCGTCGTGGTTACGACCTCTTTATGAATACACAGCAACTGCGCGGTAAAAACGTTTTTAACAGCATGAATTGCAGCAGTTGCCATATGGGTGAAGGTCGTTTGCCTTTCGCTGGGCCTGTGTGGCCAGCGGTGGTGGTTTTGCCAAACTACCGTCCTAAAAATGACCATGTGAATAATTTAGAAGAGCGTATTTCTGGTTGCTTTAGCTACTCGATGAACGGCGTACCACCAGAGTACGGCAGTGACGATATGCTCGCTTTAACTGCTTATCACCACTGGCTGGCTAAAGGTGTTCCGGTGTATCAGCCGGGCGGCAACATGTATGGCCGTGGTTACCCGCGCCTCGAAGATCCTAAAGAAGGTATGGACTATGATCGCGGTGCTAAGGTGTATGCAGAAAACTGCAGTATCTGTCACTCCGATAACGGCTCTGGTTTAGTTGAGCGTGGTGAAGTGGTTTTCCCTGCAGTGTGGGGCGATACCTCTTACAACTGGGGGGCGGGTATTTCCCGTCACTTCACTTTGGCATCATTTATTAAACACAACATGCCACTGGGTCGTCCTAACAGCTTGAGCGAGCAAGAAGCTTGGGATGTTGCTTACTACATTGATAGTCAAGAGCGTCCACAAGAGCCACGCTACACCGGCGATGTTAAGGAAACCCGTGAAAAGTACTTAGATACTTTCCATAAGCACACCAGCTACGGTCTGGAAGTAAATGGCAAGTTGTTGGGTGATCACGATAACGTTGGTGAGAAAGACTTCTTAAAACCCGACGTCTTACGTCCGCGTACATTTACCGCTGACTAA
- a CDS encoding copper chaperone PCu(A)C, translated as MRFTSIAASIFALAITAVLPVYAEQTPQAAAQSAEQQEKTITVNDAWSRELPPTAPVGAVFLHIENHSALPDRLISANSSIAEVTELHAHIHEGDVMRMVKVEAIDIPAHSQLTLEPGGYHIMLIDLQKPLVAGEQLPLTLQFEQAGTFDLIVEIKNSDAGTSAEQQHMDHAEHSHH; from the coding sequence ATGCGCTTTACCTCTATTGCCGCTAGCATCTTCGCCTTGGCTATTACTGCAGTTTTACCTGTCTACGCTGAACAAACGCCTCAGGCGGCAGCACAGAGCGCTGAGCAGCAGGAAAAAACGATTACTGTGAATGACGCCTGGTCCCGTGAGCTGCCCCCTACTGCACCAGTGGGTGCGGTTTTTTTGCACATTGAGAACCATAGCGCGCTGCCCGACCGCCTCATAAGTGCTAACAGCAGCATTGCTGAGGTCACTGAGCTGCATGCGCATATTCATGAGGGCGACGTGATGCGTATGGTTAAAGTTGAGGCCATTGATATTCCCGCTCACAGCCAGCTCACCCTAGAGCCAGGCGGCTATCACATTATGTTGATTGATCTGCAAAAGCCTTTAGTGGCTGGCGAACAGCTGCCCTTAACCCTGCAGTTTGAACAAGCAGGCACATTTGATTTAATTGTTGAAATCAAAAACAGCGATGCAGGCACTTCTGCCGAGCAACAGCATATGGATCACGCAGAACACAGTCACCACTGA
- a CDS encoding Bax inhibitor-1/YccA family protein, protein MREQQNYSFEQSTAVRSESNTVLRNTYGLLALTLAFSGFIAYLSQQMNMPHPGFMLTLVGFYGLFFLTMKLRNSGWGLLTTFALTGFMGYTLGPILNMYMGLPNGGSVISSAFAMTAFVFTGLSAFVLITRKDMSFLSGFITVGFFVLIAAIIAGFIFDISGLQLAISAGFVLFSSAVILYQTSAIINGGERNYIMATISLYVSIYNLFLSLLNILGVVSND, encoded by the coding sequence ATGCGTGAACAACAAAATTACTCGTTCGAGCAAAGCACCGCAGTACGATCAGAAAGTAACACAGTGCTACGTAACACCTACGGCCTATTGGCGCTGACATTAGCGTTCAGTGGTTTCATTGCCTATTTATCTCAGCAAATGAACATGCCGCACCCAGGCTTTATGCTGACATTGGTAGGCTTCTATGGTTTGTTTTTCCTTACCATGAAACTGCGCAATTCAGGTTGGGGCTTGCTCACGACTTTCGCGCTAACTGGTTTTATGGGCTATACCTTAGGGCCAATCCTAAATATGTATATGGGGCTACCTAATGGTGGCAGCGTTATTAGCTCTGCTTTTGCCATGACAGCATTTGTTTTTACTGGCTTGTCGGCGTTCGTGCTGATTACCCGTAAAGATATGAGCTTTTTAAGTGGCTTTATTACTGTCGGTTTCTTTGTCTTAATCGCAGCAATAATTGCAGGCTTTATTTTTGATATTTCAGGCCTACAGCTGGCCATCAGTGCAGGTTTTGTACTGTTCTCATCGGCAGTGATTCTCTATCAGACTAGCGCAATCATTAATGGTGGTGAGCGTAACTACATCATGGCCACCATTAGCCTGTATGTATCCATTTACAACTTGTTCTTAAGCTTGCTGAATATTTTAGGTGTTGTTAGCAACGACTAA